The following DNA comes from Camelus dromedarius isolate mCamDro1 chromosome 6, mCamDro1.pat, whole genome shotgun sequence.
GGCCGCGGGGCGAGCGCCACAGACACTTGTTTGCAAGGCTGAGCCTCGGCGCGCGCGCCGCGCTCGGAGCGGGTCCGCCTCCTCCCGGCCGGGTGGGCGGTGGCCCGTGCCTCGCCCGCCGGGCTCCTCCTCCGACTCCTCCTTCTCGCAGGCGAAGCCCGCACGGGCTCGGCGGGGGCCCCCCGCCCCTGTCCCCGCTGGCGGGCCCGGCGCGGCCCGTGGGCAGGCGCTGGGCTCCCTCGAGCATCGCCTGGGGGCCGCTCTGGCCGAGCACCCGCTGCACCGCCTCGTGGCGCGCTCTCCCTCAGACTTATGGCCGCTTCCCGGCTTCTCCTCCGGGTTTATTCCCGGCTGCAGCTGCCGCCTCGAGACACCCATTCACACAGCAACACGCAAACCCATTCTTGCGACTCCAGCGGACCTGAGGAACCCGCACGGAGGTGACTCTTCTCGTCCCGCCCCgactcttcctctccctcccgcAGCGAGGCGCGTGGTCAAGTTGCAGGGGGCTCTACTGCGGCCCGGGAATGGGGTGGGGTGCCCCGGCCACAGGATAGGGACGGGGCTGCAGGAAGCGGGGCAGACTCCGGGATGGGGGCTGCGGGAGGGGGTCTCGGGGCCCAGCCGACTTCCAGGCCGGGTTTCCAGGTTTTCTGCGGGAAGGAGGGGACAACGGAGCGGTCTGAGTCTCCTCTGGCCCCGACCCATGCCTCCCTCTGTGATGACAAGCCCCGTGGTGGCCAGGTTCTACGTGGGTTGCTGCCTCCTCGGccctttctttctcacttctcCGACACTGGCGCTCACATTTCGCTcgctttatttctcttctttcccccgGTAGCTCTCACGGCGGCAAAGGGACCGCCCGCTCCGGTCTCCGGTCCGCGCCTCCCTGCCCTATCCCGCCCGACAGTCCCTGCCGATCCGCTCCTGCGCTCGGCCCTGGCTTTGCCGCGGGGTCTGAGCCCTCCCGCAGTGGGCACAGCCGAAGGGCCGCGGAGAGCGAAGCCTGCCGGGCGGGGACGCTCGGTTTTCCAAGCCCCACTTTCCTTTCATGGGCCATTGGGATGTGTAGTTCTTCCTCTCGCCGGTCTGGCTCCAAGAGGAAACAATTTAGGGACCAAAGAACTACAAATCCCTGCATTCTCCGCGACGAGAGCGGGCGAGGCGAGGTGCTGAGCGTTCTGGTGCTCTTCGGGTAGAGACGGAAACTAACAAAAGGGAATGGTGGGAGACGATTGCGCCTTGTGCGTGTTGGGCACTTCACACATTACACACGTTATTTGTCTAATCTTCACGACAATCCTGCGAGGCACTATTGCATCCAGCTTAGAAAACAGTCAACTACTTGCCAGAGGTCACAAAGCGCCCGAGTGGTAGAAATTAAATTGAACCCAGCGCCCTGAGAATTTCCCTTACTAAGCGCTGCCTCGGTGAGCTGTGTCAAAGGGAGATGAGATTGGTTTatcaaggagagaaaaagaactaGAGCCAATTGGGAAGAGATTCCTGTAGTAAAGAGAAAGTGTTGGGGATGGCAATTAAAGTGTGACATGAAATTACAAGGAATTATGAACTAAAGTGATATTTACAAGGGTCCATTCCAAAGCAGTTTAGGGGAATGGGTACGATCTTAATCAGTTGTATTAGAGTGGTTTTAGGTATTGTATGACAGACAAGCATATTATTGGGACAATTAAGTATTTTGTGACTGTACTATTTAGAGAAAAACAACAACTGGCAAGCCTCAGATATTTC
Coding sequences within:
- the LOC135318458 gene encoding LOW QUALITY PROTEIN: uncharacterized protein LOC135318458 (The sequence of the model RefSeq protein was modified relative to this genomic sequence to represent the inferred CDS: inserted 1 base in 1 codon; deleted 1 base in 1 codon; substituted 1 base at 1 genomic stop codon); translation: MGAAGGGLGAQPTSRPAPWWPGSTWVAASSALSFSLLRHWRSHFARFISLLSPGSSHGGKGTARSGLRSAPPCPIPPDSPCRSAPALGPGFAAGSEPSRSGHSRRAAESEACRAGTLGFPSPTFLSWAIGMCSSSSRRSGSKRXTIXGPKNYKSLHSPRRERARRGAERSGALRVETETNKGNGGRRLRLVRVGHFTHYTRYLSNLHDNPARHYCIQLRKQSTTCQRSQSARVVEIKLNPAP